TCAGAAGAACTACATGTCGATCTATTTGATGTGCACCTACGGCAATGCTTCGCACATGAAATGGTTTCAGGAAGCCTGGGCCAAGAGCGGCAAGAAGCTCGACATGGGGAAGTCTTGCATTCGTTTCAAGAAAATCGAGGACCTCGCGCTGGACGTGATCGGCGAAGCGATCCGGCGCGTGCCGGCGAGGAAATACATCGCGGAAGTGGAATCGGCGCTCGCGAACCGGACGCCGGGCAAGCCCGCTGCAAACAAGCCCGCTGCGAAGAAGGCGGCGCCAAAGAAGTCGGCCGCGAGGTCTTCAACAAAGAAAGCCCCGCGCGCCGGCAGGTAGTCGCCGGGCTGTTCTAACGGGATCCGCCCGACGATCGAAAAAAAACCGCGAGTCTTCGCGGGCTAGTCAAGGACCAATAAAGGTGTTGTCCGGCCGCGGACGAATTCCGGGGACGTCCGCGGACCGGACAACAGGGTGATATTGGGGGACTGGGATGAGATGGGCATGAAAGCCGAGTAAGAAATCCGCGCGAGTCGCGCGACGTACACTTCCTCCAATGTCACT
The DNA window shown above is from Phycisphaeraceae bacterium and carries:
- a CDS encoding DUF1801 domain-containing protein — its product is MQSKAATVQAYLASLPPDRREAIEAVRKVVLKNLDKDYVENMSYGMIGYCVPHSVYPKGYHCKPEQALPFAALASQKNYMSIYLMCTYGNASHMKWFQEAWAKSGKKLDMGKSCIRFKKIEDLALDVIGEAIRRVPARKYIAEVESALANRTPGKPAANKPAAKKAAPKKSAARSSTKKAPRAGR